Proteins encoded in a region of the Drosophila busckii strain San Diego stock center, stock number 13000-0081.31 chromosome 2L, ASM1175060v1, whole genome shotgun sequence genome:
- the LOC108601065 gene encoding LOW QUALITY PROTEIN: ATPase family AAA domain-containing protein 1-B (The sequence of the model RefSeq protein was modified relative to this genomic sequence to represent the inferred CDS: deleted 1 base in 1 codon) yields the protein MFFLACAVRLLGDFIHSYLLSNLLRMEAPQHATACQIVIQLARIGVIAAVTYYCAKWLVSTIDPTNLAKKKAKELAKLQLKKINKFANAGKELKLCDFNCHELMIASHLVAPSDIEVCWADIAGLDGVVQELRESVVLPVRHRNLFKHSQLWRPPKGVLLHGPPGCGKTLIAKAIARDAGMRFINLDVAVLTDKWYGESQKLAAAVFSLAHKLQPCIIFIDEIESFLRVRTSGDHEATAMMKTQFMMLWDGLVSDASCSVLVLGATNRPQDLDKAILRRMPAQFHIGLPQEQQRLQILNLILMQERLHPLVDLPKLAAMTPGYSGSDLRELCRHASVYRMRSFMRDIINSAEGGKANGECLLLSSELCIGMEDLVKSLVTMNASKLQTGCGVLGKAPDLD from the exons atgtttttcctTGCGTGCGCCGTCAGGTTGCTTGGAGATTTTATTCATAGTTATTTGCTCAGCAATTTGCTTAGAATGGAGGCGCCTCAGCATGCAACTGCCTGTCAGATTGTCATCCAACTGGCGAGAATCGGTGTAATAGCCGCTGTTACTTACTACTGCGCCAAATGGCTGGTGAGCACCATAGATCCGACCAATCTGGCCAAGAAGAAGGCCAAGGAGCTGGCCAAGCTACAGttgaaaaaaatcaataagttCGCCAATGCGGGCAAAGAACTGAAGCTATGCGACTTCAACTGCCACGAGCTGATGATAGCCTCGCATTTGGTGGCGCCCAGTGACATTGAGGTCTGCTGGGCGGATATAGCCGGCTTGGATGGTGTGGTACAAGAGCTGCGCGAGTCTGTGGTGCTGCCGGTGCGTCATCGGAATCTCTTCAAGCACTCGCAGCTGTGGCGGCCACCGAAGGGAGTGCTGCTGCATGGGCCGCCCGGCTGTGGCAAGACGCTCATT GCCAAGGCGATTGCTAGAGATGCGGGCATGCGCTTTATCAATCTCGATGTGGCTGTGCTGACGGACAAGTGGTATGGCGAATCCCAgaagctggcagctgctgtcttCTCGCTGGCGCACAAGTTGCAGCCCTGCATCATCTTCATAGACGAAATAGAATCGTTTTTGCGTGTGCGCACCTCGGGCGATCATGAGGCCACGGCCATGATGAAAACGCAGTTTATGATGCTCTGGGATGGGCTCGTCAGCGACGCCAGCTGCTcggtgctggtgctgggcgCCACCAATCGGCCGCAGGATCTGGACAAGGCCATACTGCGACGCATGCCAGCGCAGTTTCACATTGGACTGCCGCAGGAGCAGCAACGCTTGCAGATACTTAATCTCATACTGATGCAGGAGCGGCTGCATCCACTGGTGGATCTGCCTAAGCTAGCCGCCATGACGCCAGGCTATTCGGGCTCTGATCTGCGTGAGCTTTGCCGGCATGCCAGCGTCTATCGCATGCGCAGCTTCATGCGCGACATTATCAACAGCGCTGAGGGGGGCAAAGCCAATGGCGAGTGCCTGTTGCTGTCGAGTGAGCTCTGCATAGGCATGGAGGACTTAGTCAAGTCGCTGGTGACCATGAATGCCTCCAAGCTGCAGACAGGCTGCGGTGTGTTGGGAAAAGCTCCGGACTTGGACTAG
- the LOC108601925 gene encoding COP9 signalosome complex subunit 1: MAATSEASDEKAERAPTLLQQELDAELNFKKCNSGGAYVRRIIEEIGDYHVKSGNLQQAIKYYARARAYCTNSDHVINMFRNLIKVSIYMGNWWHVLSYIDDAKQYAIGFENMAREVPARLSCAAGVAYMCLKIYKTAAHCFLLVPFDRYDYDDIVAPQDVAYYAGLCALASFDLTMLQLGCLNAESFKPFLSLAPKMWDIMLKFCRGEYGSCMHMLHDIEAHIRLDVYLAPHVDTLYQNIRARMQELQLGVGQFVSRKQLQLEI; encoded by the exons aTGGCGGCCACGAGCGAGGCGAGCGACGAGAAGGCGGAGCGAGCACC tacgctgctgcagcaagagCTTGATGCCGAGCTGAATTTCAAGAAGTGCAACTCTGGCGGCGCCTATGTGCGTCGCATTATCGAGGAGATTGGCGACTATCATGTGAAGAGCGGCAATCTGCAGCAGGCCATCAAGTATTATGCCCGAGCGCGTGCCTATTGCACCAACAGCGATCATGTCATCAATATGTTCCGCAATCTAATCAAAGTGTCCATCTACATGGGCAATTGGTGGCATGTGCTCAGCTACATAGACGACGCCAAGCAGTATGCCATCGGCTTTGAGAATATGGCCAGAGAAGTGCCCGCTCGACTTAGCTGTGCAGCCGGAGTGGCCTACATGTGTCTCAAGATCTACAAGACTGCCGCGCATTGCTTTCTGTTGGTGCCATTTGATCGCTATGACTACGACGATATTGTGGCGCCACAGGATGTGGCCTACTACGCGGGTCTCTGCGCCCTGGCCTCCTTCGACCTGACCATGCTGCAGCTGGGCTGTCTCAATGCCGAGAGCTTCAAGCCTTTCCTCAGTCTGGCGCCCAAGATGTGGGACATTATGCTCAAGTTCTGCAGGGGCGAGTATGGCAGTTGCATGCACATGCTGCATGACATTGAGGCGCATATTAGACTGGATGTATACCTGGCGCCGCATGTGGACACGTTGTACCAAAATATCAGGGCAAGGATGCAAGAGCTGCAATTGGGTGTGGGCCAATTTGTATCTCGCAAGCAACTTCAATTGGaaatttag